From a single Methylacidiphilum kamchatkense Kam1 genomic region:
- a CDS encoding TetR/AcrR family transcriptional regulator has protein sequence MEKARETPSGKQKILGAAKKLFAQKGFAGTTTRNIAQYANVNEALIYRYYPTKKDLYLAIIRSKIDQLNALMENLENPEQNREGVPGFLKQIATQFFTSVKEDPDFLRLLYFSALEHHELSKMFCECFVVELRKKLQNYVSMLMERNIFKALNPYLVSNAFIGIITHYLVANTLFELDTPQISETEVIDNFIEIFLNGACKKD, from the coding sequence ATGGAGAAAGCTCGAGAAACCCCCTCTGGAAAACAAAAAATTCTTGGTGCAGCTAAAAAACTGTTCGCACAAAAAGGTTTTGCAGGCACCACCACCCGAAATATCGCTCAATATGCTAATGTTAACGAGGCCTTAATTTATAGGTATTATCCAACCAAAAAAGATCTTTATCTAGCTATCATTCGATCGAAAATTGACCAGCTCAATGCGCTGATGGAAAACTTAGAAAATCCTGAGCAGAACCGAGAGGGTGTTCCTGGATTTTTAAAACAAATAGCCACCCAATTCTTTACCTCTGTCAAAGAAGATCCCGATTTTCTCCGACTTCTTTATTTCAGCGCTCTTGAGCATCATGAGCTATCAAAAATGTTTTGCGAATGTTTCGTTGTAGAATTACGGAAGAAACTTCAAAATTATGTTTCCATGCTAATGGAAAGAAACATTTTCAAAGCATTGAACCCTTATTTGGTCTCTAACGCTTTTATTGGTATTATCACTCATTATCTAGTGGCAAATACTCTCTTTGAGCTAGACACCCCACAGATTTCAGAAACAGAAGTTATCGACAACTTTATTGAAATCTTCCTCAATGGCGCTTGTAAAAAAGACTAG
- a CDS encoding HlyD family secretion protein: MGFKLLNRKESRVKQEAFGSSSTSEQEPSLTTVPQDSKIEDHKGLHAFFIKSILYGVIFGLIFFLAYVLFEYFSSYETTDDAFIAGHIIRIAPKVAGHVVGYYIDDNMDVKKGQLLIEIDPRDYQSRVAIAQANKEWAETEWKRMKEILRSSAVSQLQVDAAWAVKLSTEAFLKLYELQLGYTRIYAPADGRITMRSVEKGQYVDVGQILFDIVPPDLWVVANYKETQITFMRPGQAAKIRIDAYPHHRYKGHVDSIQRGSGAQFSLLPPENATGNYVKVVQRVPVKILFDEPLASDETVGPGFSVVPTVEVGKFYVSFFWSVALILTGFGVGVVLAFILKNTKKQK, from the coding sequence ATGGGCTTTAAACTCTTAAATCGCAAAGAAAGTCGAGTTAAGCAGGAAGCTTTTGGTTCCTCCTCTACCAGCGAGCAAGAACCATCTTTGACTACAGTCCCTCAGGATTCAAAGATAGAAGATCATAAGGGTTTGCATGCCTTCTTTATAAAGTCGATCCTCTACGGGGTCATTTTTGGTCTGATTTTTTTCCTTGCCTATGTGCTTTTCGAATATTTCTCATCTTACGAAACCACTGACGATGCCTTTATCGCAGGACATATCATTCGCATCGCTCCTAAAGTTGCTGGCCATGTTGTGGGCTATTATATCGATGACAATATGGATGTCAAAAAAGGACAACTGTTAATCGAGATTGATCCCAGAGATTATCAATCCCGAGTAGCCATTGCTCAAGCCAATAAAGAATGGGCTGAAACGGAGTGGAAAAGAATGAAAGAAATCCTTAGGTCTTCGGCTGTTTCCCAACTTCAAGTTGATGCCGCTTGGGCTGTTAAACTTTCCACCGAAGCCTTTTTAAAGCTCTACGAACTGCAACTTGGGTATACCAGAATTTATGCCCCGGCAGATGGCAGAATAACCATGAGATCGGTCGAAAAGGGACAATATGTCGATGTGGGACAAATTCTTTTTGATATTGTTCCTCCGGATCTTTGGGTGGTAGCTAATTATAAAGAAACACAGATTACTTTTATGCGTCCTGGTCAAGCTGCTAAAATCCGAATCGATGCCTATCCTCACCATCGCTATAAGGGCCATGTAGATAGTATTCAAAGAGGCAGTGGCGCGCAGTTTAGCCTTCTGCCACCAGAAAATGCAACAGGGAATTATGTCAAAGTGGTCCAGAGAGTACCGGTTAAGATCCTCTTTGATGAACCCTTAGCTAGCGACGAAACGGTTGGTCCTGGTTTCTCAGTTGTTCCAACGGTAGAAGTTGGAAAATTTTATGTAAGCTTCTTTTGGTCTGTTGCTCTAATTCTTACTGGCTTTGGAGTTGGAGTGGTTCTAGCCTTTATTCTTAAAAATACGAAGAAACAAAAATAG
- a CDS encoding ArnT family glycosyltransferase, which produces MERLMWFFQFNKVNEEEIEQRTLPFLKLSAFPSFPLASVFFLLVLSFFYIEESRGPVIFDDNEGLYAGAAKEMIQRKDWILPTVNGIPRLQKPPLVYWCILISYKLFGINEFAARLPEGIATVLWIIGIYLLGSAMGGEKLGLLACLMLGSSFGFFIFTHILMPEPFLSAAVTYAILFIYLGIRDGRKRYFLAAWFIMALGSLAKGLHAVLYPLLSSGLSVLFFPKLRKRWLNLFWWPGIVLFFLMFVPWYVAIEYKVPGFLREHFLNEQFGHALNHRNPPDAGTVPILQFYLEHFIFLLPWTLYLGSLWELKNKPFFKWESSLLISWILTTFLSVTFSSLQDYYAMSCWGALILILAVPFCREQKEMKNPIYFSLPSLLIVLIGLGGILIALFIDHSTDIHPIWAKPLEKRDTFLSAIFGFSFSTWKNFVPLLYRASLSFLIGGMIAYWLFLKKERYLAGIFLAFTMIYPLHQAGQGFGLLSDYFSSMKLAKKINHIITQDDIVISDSEPNFASGLFFYLNHSPIFWVHANPKAEFAQRSLHLGSEYYLTEKDVENYWKGKRKVFLITEEVSMTYWAERFKLDASKLIPIEKSGTRVLLLNHRNE; this is translated from the coding sequence GTGGAACGACTAATGTGGTTTTTTCAGTTCAATAAAGTTAACGAAGAAGAAATAGAACAACGAACTCTTCCCTTTTTAAAATTATCAGCCTTTCCTTCTTTTCCTCTAGCCTCTGTTTTCTTCCTATTGGTCCTATCCTTTTTCTATATTGAAGAAAGCCGTGGGCCAGTCATCTTTGATGACAATGAAGGCCTATATGCTGGGGCTGCAAAAGAAATGATCCAACGAAAGGATTGGATTTTACCAACTGTTAATGGAATTCCAAGATTACAAAAACCTCCTTTAGTCTACTGGTGCATTCTAATATCTTACAAACTTTTTGGAATCAATGAGTTTGCAGCACGGCTTCCTGAAGGCATTGCAACAGTCTTATGGATTATTGGCATCTATCTTCTTGGCAGCGCAATGGGTGGAGAAAAACTCGGACTTTTAGCCTGTCTAATGCTTGGAAGTTCATTTGGATTTTTCATTTTTACCCACATTTTAATGCCTGAGCCTTTTTTATCTGCAGCAGTGACCTATGCTATACTCTTTATTTATCTAGGGATAAGGGATGGTCGAAAACGATATTTCTTAGCTGCTTGGTTTATCATGGCTCTTGGTTCGCTAGCCAAGGGACTACATGCAGTTTTGTATCCGCTACTCAGTAGCGGACTCTCAGTTTTATTTTTCCCAAAACTAAGAAAAAGATGGCTTAACTTGTTTTGGTGGCCTGGCATTGTCCTTTTTTTTCTTATGTTTGTGCCATGGTATGTGGCTATTGAATATAAAGTGCCCGGCTTTCTCCGTGAGCATTTTTTAAATGAACAATTCGGACATGCCCTCAATCATCGGAATCCTCCGGATGCAGGAACAGTACCAATTTTGCAGTTTTATCTTGAACATTTCATTTTTCTGCTTCCTTGGACCCTCTATTTGGGTTCTTTATGGGAACTAAAAAACAAGCCTTTCTTTAAGTGGGAAAGCTCTCTGTTAATTAGTTGGATCCTGACCACCTTTTTGTCTGTGACCTTTTCCTCTTTGCAAGATTATTATGCGATGAGCTGTTGGGGAGCGTTGATTTTGATTCTAGCAGTACCTTTTTGTCGAGAGCAAAAAGAAATGAAGAATCCTATTTATTTTAGCTTGCCCTCCCTTCTTATTGTACTGATAGGGCTTGGTGGGATCTTAATAGCCCTTTTTATAGATCACAGTACAGATATTCATCCTATATGGGCGAAGCCTTTGGAAAAAAGAGATACCTTTTTGTCTGCTATATTCGGGTTTTCCTTTAGCACATGGAAAAATTTTGTACCTCTTTTGTATAGGGCATCTTTGAGTTTTTTAATTGGTGGAATGATTGCCTATTGGTTATTTTTGAAGAAAGAAAGATACCTGGCCGGGATATTCCTTGCCTTCACGATGATTTATCCGCTTCATCAAGCCGGTCAAGGATTTGGCTTGCTCAGTGATTATTTTTCTTCGATGAAGCTAGCTAAAAAAATCAACCATATTATTACTCAGGATGATATTGTTATTTCTGATAGCGAGCCCAATTTTGCTTCGGGTTTGTTTTTTTACTTAAATCATTCGCCGATTTTCTGGGTCCATGCGAATCCAAAGGCAGAATTTGCTCAGAGAAGCCTTCATCTAGGTAGTGAATATTATCTAACTGAAAAGGATGTTGAAAATTATTGGAAAGGAAAACGAAAAGTGTTTCTAATCACTGAAGAAGTCTCTATGACTTACTGGGCAGAACGTTTTAAACTAGACGCTTCAAAACTTATTCCAATTGAAAAAAGCGGTACTCGCGTGTTGCTTCTGAACCATAGGAATGAATAA
- a CDS encoding NUDIX domain-containing protein: MRKITRAAGFVIYKEEKGKPLYLLLRAYRNWDFPKGTIQSGESDFEAALRETEEETALNCFEFPFNQESKETDFYSKGKISKFFIAKLKEGEPVLRPSPELGRAEHHEWRWVNFEEALKLLPTHLIPILQWANARICSIETQKEEA, encoded by the coding sequence ATGAGAAAAATAACTAGAGCTGCAGGCTTTGTAATTTATAAAGAAGAAAAGGGCAAACCGCTTTATCTGCTTCTCAGAGCTTATAGAAACTGGGATTTCCCCAAGGGAACCATCCAAAGTGGAGAGTCCGATTTTGAGGCTGCCCTCCGAGAAACCGAAGAAGAGACTGCTTTAAATTGTTTTGAATTTCCTTTTAACCAAGAATCAAAAGAAACAGACTTCTATTCAAAGGGAAAAATCAGTAAATTTTTTATTGCAAAACTAAAAGAAGGAGAACCCGTACTTAGGCCAAGCCCGGAGCTCGGAAGAGCTGAACACCACGAGTGGCGGTGGGTGAATTTCGAAGAAGCATTAAAACTTTTACCCACTCATCTTATCCCAATCTTACAATGGGCAAATGCTCGAATTTGTTCGATAGAAACACAGAAAGAAGAAGCTTAA
- a CDS encoding alkaline phosphatase family protein — translation MTPDGYVVGTVQSVYQPHASTVKKSYLLPPLTMPTIGDRLSEAGISWAWYAGGWNDALQGKADPSFQFHHQPFVYFKNFGDSTEAKKKHLKDETDFFLDIKKGSLPQVCFVKPIGKYNEHPGYSTVEAGEKHAIELIEALKNSPYWNNLLIILTYDEFGGFWDHVPPPKKDRWGPGPRIPALLISPFCEGGKVNSEYYDTTSILKLIEWRFNLPPLSSRDKSARNLFEALIE, via the coding sequence TTGACCCCAGATGGGTATGTTGTAGGAACTGTACAGAGTGTCTACCAACCCCATGCTTCGACAGTAAAAAAATCCTATTTACTCCCTCCATTGACCATGCCAACAATTGGGGATAGACTGTCGGAAGCTGGAATTTCTTGGGCATGGTATGCAGGTGGCTGGAACGATGCCCTCCAAGGAAAGGCTGATCCTTCTTTTCAGTTTCATCATCAGCCTTTCGTATACTTTAAAAATTTCGGGGATTCTACAGAAGCAAAGAAAAAACACCTTAAAGACGAAACAGATTTTTTCCTCGATATTAAAAAAGGATCATTACCCCAAGTATGCTTTGTTAAACCCATCGGTAAATACAACGAGCACCCTGGATATTCAACCGTTGAAGCGGGAGAAAAACATGCTATTGAACTGATAGAAGCTTTGAAAAATTCTCCTTATTGGAACAACCTTCTTATTATACTAACTTACGATGAATTTGGTGGTTTTTGGGACCATGTCCCCCCACCCAAAAAAGATCGCTGGGGACCTGGCCCAAGAATCCCCGCACTGCTTATTTCTCCTTTCTGCGAAGGAGGCAAAGTCAATTCCGAATATTATGACACGACTTCTATTTTAAAGCTAATCGAGTGGAGATTTAACTTACCTCCCTTATCCTCTCGAGACAAGTCTGCAAGAAATCTCTTCGAAGCTCTTATAGAATGA
- a CDS encoding alkaline phosphatase family protein, which produces MGYHSWLLRFYFFAAVVILTIYGRAAPSKEQLHHIIIIYQENHSFDNLFGSMEKVDGIANAKHAFPQEDKQGIPYKTLPPIYDPVNKTIDKRFSQSLPNGPFLLNNFVTLNSPIPDPIHSFYRTQLQINDGKCNRFVAWSNTGGLPMGYYQSQSLPLYAYAKQYTILDHFFQAAFGGSFLNHIWLVAAKTPYWGDAPEELKSQLEFDNQGRWIGIKKKGH; this is translated from the coding sequence ATGGGTTATCATAGCTGGCTCTTAAGATTTTATTTCTTTGCTGCAGTGGTTATTCTTACCATTTATGGAAGGGCTGCACCTTCAAAGGAACAGCTACATCATATCATCATTATTTATCAGGAAAACCACAGTTTTGACAACTTGTTTGGTAGCATGGAAAAAGTAGATGGTATTGCGAATGCAAAACATGCCTTCCCACAAGAGGATAAACAAGGCATTCCATACAAAACTTTACCCCCAATTTATGACCCTGTGAATAAAACTATAGATAAAAGATTCTCTCAATCCTTGCCCAACGGTCCTTTTCTTTTAAACAATTTCGTAACTCTAAACAGCCCCATTCCCGATCCCATCCATAGTTTTTACAGGACTCAACTTCAGATAAATGATGGCAAATGCAACCGATTCGTAGCATGGAGTAATACTGGAGGCTTACCCATGGGCTATTATCAGAGCCAATCTCTACCCCTTTATGCTTATGCAAAGCAGTACACCATTCTTGACCATTTTTTTCAGGCAGCCTTTGGAGGTTCTTTTTTGAATCACATATGGCTTGTAGCAGCAAAGACTCCCTATTGGGGAGACGCTCCTGAGGAACTAAAATCTCAACTAGAATTCGACAATCAAGGAAGATGGATCGGGATTAAAAAGAAGGGCCATTGA
- the coaD gene encoding pantetheine-phosphate adenylyltransferase, producing MKKVLYPGTFDPITLGHVDVILKAVRLFDEVIIGVSGQTPKETLFQLEERISLVQLTIKELSFQNLRASSYTGLTVDFAKQLGCCAIIRGLRAVSDFESEFQLALMNRRLEPKIETIFLMPEDNHIYLSSSLVKEISRLGGDISPFVPVAVVEALKQKMSKRNSHSIISHLSAQ from the coding sequence ATGAAGAAAGTCCTTTATCCAGGAACCTTCGATCCAATTACCCTTGGACATGTTGACGTCATACTCAAAGCGGTGCGTTTGTTTGATGAAGTGATTATTGGCGTTTCAGGTCAAACACCTAAAGAAACTCTTTTTCAATTAGAAGAACGCATCTCCCTTGTTCAGTTAACAATAAAAGAGTTGTCCTTCCAAAATCTAAGGGCATCGTCTTATACCGGTCTCACCGTAGACTTTGCCAAACAATTAGGCTGTTGTGCCATTATCCGCGGACTTCGAGCAGTATCTGATTTTGAAAGTGAGTTTCAACTTGCTCTAATGAATCGCAGATTAGAACCTAAAATCGAAACCATTTTTCTTATGCCCGAAGATAACCATATTTATTTAAGCTCTTCTTTAGTAAAAGAAATCAGCAGGCTTGGAGGGGATATCTCTCCTTTTGTTCCCGTTGCCGTTGTAGAAGCTCTGAAACAAAAAATGTCCAAAAGAAATTCCCATTCGATTATTTCTCATCTCTCAGCACAATAA